One Gemella haemolysans ATCC 10379 DNA segment encodes these proteins:
- a CDS encoding YqgQ family protein yields the protein MINFYDLQQFLKSFGIIIYMKDRKHTLSMVEYEVRELRRLELISKEDFIRAIAIIKHEVNHELSKG from the coding sequence ATGATAAATTTTTACGATTTGCAACAATTTTTAAAATCTTTTGGTATAATAATATACATGAAAGATAGAAAACATACATTAAGTATGGTAGAATATGAGGTAAGAGAATTAAGACGCTTAGAATTAATTTCAAAAGAAGATTTTATAAGAGCAATAGCAATTATAAAACATGAAGTTAATCATGAATTATCAAAAGGATAG
- a CDS encoding DUF1507 family protein, whose amino-acid sequence MENNLIFIKVRKRIEEDVMKIEEMINACVSVKGQRTCPLYQDVIDTQIYGLSKEINLAVEIGCISQEAGRIILADLEDKASEMYNTVIQESKAN is encoded by the coding sequence ATGGAAAACAACCTTATTTTTATTAAGGTACGTAAGAGAATAGAAGAAGATGTTATGAAGATTGAAGAAATGATTAATGCTTGTGTATCGGTAAAAGGTCAAAGAACATGTCCTTTATACCAAGATGTAATAGATACTCAAATTTACGGTCTTTCAAAAGAAATAAACCTGGCAGTGGAAATAGGTTGCATCTCTCAAGAAGCAGGTCGAATAATACTAGCAGATTTAGAAGATAAGGCTAGTGAGATGTATAATACTGTTATTCAAGAAAGTAAAGCGAATTAG
- a CDS encoding FtsW/RodA/SpoVE family cell cycle protein, translating into MKLFGKLHRSIKHERRHVRLDWMVALTLLVLLVLSCMMVYSASMIGNKYGTFTSGIPVSETYFLQRQAMWAILAYLAFLLFSVAIPFEIFKEKKLLQYGFIVMFVLLLIPQLMPAINGAKSWIRIGSFSFQPSTLAQLFIIMYMAFILETRKEKLRQICTSSELLKIFSIPLALVTLIAAQNDTGMMLITLLVIGIMTLCSNMHSKNVKKILLLALIAGIAVLMLFMIKNVLFSSGTSYRTNRLKVFLNPFSEDLAAAADQVINSYVAFGNGGVFGRGLGNSIQKLGYLPEAHTDFILAIIAEELGLVGVLFVVALLLVIIGKVIFSGTKSRNTFSAMYSLGFASLLIVQGVVNIGGVTASIPMTGVPLPFISNGGSSILILSVGLGIATNILSHVKYLRSNSKK; encoded by the coding sequence ATGAAACTTTTTGGAAAATTACATAGATCTATAAAGCATGAACGTCGTCATGTCAGATTAGATTGGATGGTAGCTTTAACATTACTAGTTTTATTAGTTTTAAGCTGTATGATGGTGTATAGTGCTAGTATGATAGGAAATAAATATGGAACATTTACATCGGGTATTCCTGTAAGTGAGACTTATTTCCTACAACGACAAGCTATGTGGGCTATTCTTGCATACTTAGCGTTTTTACTATTTTCGGTTGCTATACCATTTGAGATTTTTAAAGAGAAAAAATTACTACAATATGGTTTTATTGTAATGTTTGTTTTACTTTTAATACCACAATTAATGCCGGCAATTAATGGTGCGAAATCTTGGATTAGGATAGGTTCTTTCAGTTTTCAACCTTCTACTTTAGCACAACTCTTTATTATTATGTATATGGCTTTTATTTTAGAGACAAGAAAAGAAAAGTTGAGACAAATATGTACTAGTTCAGAACTTTTGAAAATATTTAGCATTCCTCTTGCACTTGTTACGTTAATAGCTGCGCAAAATGATACAGGAATGATGCTTATTACATTATTGGTAATTGGAATTATGACTTTGTGTTCTAATATGCATTCAAAAAATGTAAAAAAAATCTTGTTACTTGCTTTAATTGCAGGGATAGCAGTACTTATGCTATTTATGATAAAGAATGTTCTTTTTTCAAGTGGTACATCGTATAGAACAAATCGTTTGAAAGTATTCTTAAATCCTTTCTCAGAGGATTTAGCAGCAGCTGCAGACCAAGTGATAAATTCATATGTTGCTTTTGGTAACGGGGGAGTATTTGGTAGAGGACTAGGTAACTCTATTCAGAAACTTGGATATCTGCCGGAAGCTCATACAGACTTTATCCTTGCAATTATAGCTGAAGAATTAGGATTAGTTGGAGTATTATTTGTTGTAGCATTACTGCTAGTTATTATAGGGAAAGTAATATTTTCTGGTACAAAATCAAGAAACACATTCTCTGCAATGTATTCGTTAGGATTTGCTAGTTTATTAATAGTTCAAGGAGTTGTTAATATTGGTGGAGTAACCGCATCTATTCCAATGACAGGAGTACCATTACCATTTATTAGTAATGGTGGTAGTTCCATCTTAATATTGAGCGTAGGATTAGGAATAGCTACTAATATTTTATCTCATGTAAAATATTTACGTAGTAATAGTAAAAAATAA
- the queA gene encoding tRNA preQ1(34) S-adenosylmethionine ribosyltransferase-isomerase QueA yields MKLEQFDFYLPEELIAQTPLLKRDTSKLLCVDRKNNSHEHKVFSDIIDYFNPGDTLVLNNTRVMPARLYGAKKDTGAAIEVLLLKNLGHNDWECLVKPAKRIKEGGIVSFGDGIMEAVCTKVLDDGFRHFEFKYEGIFQERLDELGTMPLPPYIKERLTDKERYQTVYSKEVGSSAAPTAGLHFTNELLEKIKEKGVNIAYLTLHVGLGTFRPVAVENIEEHDMHSEYYTLDEDTARIINKTKEDGGRVFSVGTTSTRTLETIARDNNGKIVAASGWTNIFIYPGFEFKCVDGLITNFHLPKSSLIMLVSAFYDREKVIELYNIAVENKYRFFSFGDAMIII; encoded by the coding sequence ATGAAATTAGAACAATTTGATTTTTATTTACCAGAGGAGCTAATAGCACAAACACCTCTTTTAAAAAGAGATACTAGTAAATTACTTTGTGTAGATAGAAAAAATAATTCACATGAGCATAAAGTTTTTTCAGATATTATAGATTATTTTAATCCTGGGGATACATTAGTACTTAACAATACTAGAGTAATGCCAGCACGATTATATGGTGCTAAAAAGGATACAGGTGCTGCAATAGAGGTACTTTTATTAAAAAATCTTGGACATAATGACTGGGAATGCCTTGTTAAACCTGCTAAAAGAATAAAAGAAGGCGGTATAGTATCTTTTGGTGATGGTATAATGGAGGCAGTCTGCACAAAAGTATTAGATGATGGATTTAGACATTTTGAATTTAAATATGAGGGAATCTTCCAAGAAAGATTAGATGAACTTGGAACTATGCCTCTTCCACCATATATTAAAGAAAGATTAACTGATAAAGAAAGATATCAAACAGTTTATTCGAAAGAGGTAGGAAGTTCAGCAGCCCCAACAGCAGGTTTACACTTTACGAATGAATTATTAGAAAAAATAAAAGAAAAAGGTGTAAATATTGCTTATTTGACTCTTCACGTAGGACTAGGAACATTTAGACCTGTAGCTGTAGAAAATATTGAAGAACATGATATGCATTCAGAGTACTATACTTTAGATGAAGATACAGCAAGAATAATTAATAAAACAAAAGAAGATGGTGGAAGAGTATTTTCTGTAGGTACTACTTCAACAAGAACACTAGAAACAATTGCACGTGATAATAATGGAAAAATTGTTGCAGCTTCAGGATGGACAAATATCTTTATTTATCCAGGATTTGAATTTAAATGTGTTGATGGACTGATTACAAACTTCCACTTACCAAAATCATCATTAATAATGCTTGTTAGTGCATTTTATGATAGAGAAAAAGTTATTGAATTATATAACATAGCAGTTGAGAATAAATACCGTTTCTTCAGTTTTGGAGATGCGATGATAATAATCTAG
- the tgt gene encoding tRNA guanosine(34) transglycosylase Tgt gives MRDVKENAVWYEHIKTCKQSGARLGIVHTPHGSFETPVFMPVGTQATVKAMSPEEVKGMGADIILSNTYHLWLRPGEEIVEKAGGLHKFMNWDGSILTDSGGFQVFSLSEMRKIEEEGVHFKNHLSGEKLFLSPEKAMHIQNALGSDIMMAFDECPDYNHDYKYIRQSVERTSRWAERCLEAHKNLKTQSIFGIVQGAGFNDLREQSAKDLVSMDFPGYAIGGLSVGEPKHEMYRVLEHVTPLLPANKARYLMGVGSPDALFEGVLRGVDMFDCVLPTRIARNGTCMTSEGRVVVKNAKYAEDFTPLDPECSCYCCKNYTRAYLRHLFKADEIFGARLATTHNIHFLINMMKDIRQAIREDRLLDFKEEFFEKYGLNQENPKNF, from the coding sequence ATGAGAGATGTAAAAGAAAATGCAGTATGGTATGAACATATAAAAACTTGTAAGCAATCGGGTGCAAGATTAGGTATTGTTCATACACCACATGGTAGCTTTGAAACACCTGTATTTATGCCAGTTGGGACGCAAGCTACTGTAAAAGCAATGTCACCAGAAGAAGTAAAAGGAATGGGTGCAGATATTATTTTATCTAATACTTATCACCTTTGGTTACGTCCTGGTGAGGAGATTGTTGAAAAAGCAGGTGGACTTCACAAATTTATGAATTGGGATGGAAGCATCCTAACGGACTCAGGAGGATTCCAAGTATTTTCTCTAAGTGAAATGAGAAAAATAGAGGAAGAAGGAGTTCATTTTAAAAATCATTTATCTGGAGAAAAATTATTCTTATCACCAGAAAAAGCTATGCATATACAAAATGCTTTAGGATCAGATATTATGATGGCTTTTGATGAATGCCCTGATTATAACCATGACTATAAATATATTCGTCAATCTGTTGAAAGAACAAGTCGTTGGGCTGAGAGATGTCTAGAAGCACATAAAAATCTTAAAACACAAAGTATCTTCGGTATAGTTCAAGGTGCCGGATTTAACGATCTTCGTGAACAAAGTGCTAAAGATTTAGTGAGTATGGATTTTCCGGGATATGCTATTGGTGGTTTGTCTGTAGGAGAACCTAAACACGAGATGTACAGAGTTTTAGAACATGTAACACCTTTATTGCCAGCTAATAAAGCGAGATATTTAATGGGTGTAGGATCTCCTGATGCACTATTTGAAGGAGTTTTAAGAGGAGTTGATATGTTTGACTGTGTATTACCAACACGTATTGCACGTAATGGAACATGTATGACTTCTGAAGGGCGTGTTGTAGTTAAAAATGCTAAATATGCTGAAGACTTTACACCACTTGACCCTGAGTGTTCTTGTTATTGTTGTAAGAACTATACGAGAGCATATCTTCGTCATTTATTTAAAGCCGATGAAATATTTGGAGCAAGATTAGCAACAACTCACAATATTCATTTCTTAATCAATATGATGAAAGATATACGTCAAGCGATTAGAGAAGATAGATTATTAGACTTTAAAGAAGAGTTCTTTGAAAAATACGGACTAAACCAAGAAAATCCTAAAAATTTCTAA
- the yajC gene encoding preprotein translocase subunit YajC, which yields MQYSYINIIMIVVLFAFMYFMIIRPQSKRNKELKLLQDSLKEGDRIVTFAGIYGDIVEVGTVTVKVRVAPKVEIELDRNAIRSIVAK from the coding sequence ATGCAATATTCATATATTAATATTATTATGATTGTGGTTCTTTTTGCATTCATGTACTTCATGATTATTAGACCACAATCTAAAAGAAATAAAGAATTAAAACTTCTTCAAGATTCACTAAAAGAAGGAGATAGAATTGTAACTTTCGCAGGAATTTACGGAGATATCGTAGAAGTAGGGACAGTAACAGTAAAAGTAAGAGTTGCACCAAAAGTAGAAATCGAATTAGATAGAAACGCTATTCGTAGCATAGTTGCAAAATAA
- a CDS encoding Rib/alpha-like domain-containing protein — MLKHKLDNKIVKYGIKKLSFGIASVAIGAFIFLGNDASAHDTGNTNITSTNIENRVATSNTQNNNDLNNRENRVVASVENRNNLNQNTTIIDSATRSTKSGTASTVENNIVNQANSNGNQSSNNNLNVLDRRTDDSQNIATLLTNIINKNTESNTISSASSQDVETPVEKGTKIISRLTAKYAEDIAKGYIGLEGGKYDSLIYKKAVLNPDGDDDGDGIANKDELYIYKKDGRTYLGYDIHPRLSDTDGDGLNDKEDRDKLIWNISARDMAMFMNLAYESDESVKNILSNKLPVGVEKDKIKRLTHSELSPYWTVKQTFHQNNGLDAVLFETKNNFPFLKGEKIQVLAFAGTNIGQGGDLKADIALAFGNESNQSEAAKELINSFRNSKEYTNLYITGHSLGGYLALRASVLAEKNKYNYYRETYTFNAPRIKTGGWFWGVPEEEENISNNMMQIGKVKNYFTDNDNIIPNNLRPKYIKNVGSSQGKHSSTSYFESRMNSNTDFNFGTRQNIDGKVVKVNNINNLKIVKPEKGTLSKTFLPKLVDKNPVSVIIGDILKDNDIINRVNRSILPVNTKLTVVKKEGLTSLGTKHAKVKILYLDDNTSNEIDVPILVNEANKQELNSVVNAAHKLIDTIVDLSDKSANSVSNYSLAKTNLSTKLSEASLVLANTLSTQLVINNMTKELARLGMDVINKRTALEITEAGKYSPRLIDDNKILLRQGSNINLDSVVKKIAKDGMPKNINYEIVNNSNLNEIGDINATIKVKYSDNSFDLINIPIRIYTDSKGESLKVEVLPELVVSEKGESLKAEVLPELVVSEKGESLKAEVLPELVVSEKGESLKAEVLPELVVSEKGESLKAEVLPELVVSEKGESLKAEVLPELVVSEKGESLKAEVLPELVISEKGESLKVEVLPELVVSEKGESLKEEVLPELVVSEKGESLKAEVLPELVVSEKGESLKAEVLPELVVSEKGESLKAEVLPELVVSEKGESLKAEVLPELVVSEKGESLKAEVLPELVVSEKGESLREEALPELVVSEKGESLKEEVLPELVVSEKGESLKAEVLPELVVSEKGEPLKVEVLPELVVSEKGEPLKVEVLPELVVSEKGEVLIQESAPKGKVEKINDDKSGVEVELFNNKIDNISLNVKTVKDTQQLSNISKELSVDKDKVRILDLKLSKDNSIVHLNNERIVRIALLENESSEIEIYHVDKTGKLTLIPSEVNNRIVQFNINHFSLFAIVDFSKKETENKINDKNYIESSSKKEYVYEKIEENSYTVSSDRNENKLTESYGQVEFDENSKNTSKVVSLNNNYKKKESLPKTGENSSEKGISLAGIGLMIGLLGIRRKYRSY, encoded by the coding sequence ATGCTTAAACACAAATTAGATAACAAAATAGTTAAATATGGAATTAAAAAATTAAGCTTCGGTATCGCTTCAGTTGCTATTGGAGCATTTATATTTTTAGGAAACGATGCAAGTGCTCATGATACTGGAAACACAAACATAACAAGTACAAATATAGAAAATAGAGTAGCAACTTCTAATACACAGAATAATAATGATTTAAATAATAGAGAGAATAGAGTAGTCGCTTCAGTTGAAAATAGAAACAATTTAAATCAAAATACAACGATTATAGATTCAGCTACTAGATCAACAAAAAGTGGAACTGCTTCTACAGTAGAAAATAATATTGTTAACCAAGCTAATTCCAACGGTAACCAATCTTCAAACAATAATTTAAACGTTTTAGATAGACGAACTGATGATAGTCAGAATATTGCAACATTATTAACAAATATAATTAATAAAAATACAGAAAGTAATACTATATCTAGTGCTTCATCTCAGGATGTGGAAACTCCTGTAGAAAAGGGTACAAAAATCATTTCTCGTTTAACTGCTAAATATGCAGAAGATATAGCCAAGGGCTATATTGGATTAGAAGGTGGGAAATACGATAGTTTAATCTATAAAAAAGCAGTGCTTAATCCTGATGGAGATGATGATGGTGATGGTATTGCGAATAAAGACGAATTGTATATTTATAAAAAAGATGGAAGAACATATTTAGGATATGATATTCATCCAAGACTTTCTGATACAGATGGTGATGGTCTTAATGATAAAGAAGATAGAGACAAATTAATTTGGAATATTTCAGCAAGAGATATGGCTATGTTTATGAATCTAGCGTATGAATCAGATGAGAGTGTAAAAAATATTTTATCTAATAAATTGCCAGTAGGTGTAGAAAAAGATAAAATAAAAAGACTTACTCACAGTGAATTATCTCCATACTGGACTGTGAAGCAGACATTTCATCAAAATAATGGGTTAGATGCGGTATTGTTTGAAACAAAAAATAATTTCCCATTCTTAAAAGGTGAGAAAATTCAGGTGCTTGCATTTGCTGGGACTAATATTGGACAAGGAGGAGACTTGAAAGCCGACATAGCATTAGCTTTCGGGAATGAATCAAATCAAAGTGAGGCTGCTAAAGAACTAATAAATAGTTTTAGAAATAGTAAAGAATATACAAATCTATATATTACAGGTCATTCTTTAGGTGGATATTTAGCTTTAAGAGCTAGTGTTTTAGCTGAGAAAAATAAATATAATTACTATAGAGAAACATATACTTTCAATGCGCCTAGAATAAAAACAGGTGGTTGGTTCTGGGGAGTTCCAGAGGAAGAAGAAAATATTTCTAACAATATGATGCAAATCGGAAAAGTAAAAAATTATTTTACTGATAACGACAATATTATACCTAATAACTTGAGACCAAAATATATTAAAAATGTAGGAAGTAGCCAAGGTAAGCATTCTTCGACATCTTATTTTGAAAGCAGAATGAATAGTAATACAGATTTCAATTTTGGTACTAGACAAAATATAGACGGAAAAGTTGTAAAAGTAAATAATATTAATAATTTGAAAATTGTAAAGCCTGAAAAGGGAACATTAAGTAAGACGTTCTTACCGAAGCTAGTAGATAAAAATCCAGTTTCTGTAATTATTGGAGACATATTAAAAGATAACGATATTATAAATAGAGTGAATAGAAGTATATTACCTGTAAATACTAAGTTGACTGTTGTAAAAAAAGAAGGATTGACTTCTTTAGGTACAAAACATGCAAAAGTAAAAATATTATATCTTGATGATAATACTAGTAATGAAATAGATGTACCGATCTTAGTTAATGAGGCTAATAAACAAGAATTAAATTCTGTAGTGAATGCTGCGCATAAGTTAATAGATACTATTGTTGATTTATCAGACAAATCAGCGAATTCTGTAAGTAATTATTCTCTTGCTAAAACAAATTTATCAACTAAATTAAGTGAAGCTTCATTAGTTCTTGCTAATACTTTATCTACACAACTGGTTATAAATAATATGACTAAAGAATTAGCAAGACTGGGAATGGATGTTATTAATAAACGTACAGCACTAGAAATAACTGAAGCAGGTAAATATTCACCAAGATTAATTGATGATAATAAAATTCTATTACGTCAAGGAAGTAATATAAATCTTGACAGTGTTGTTAAGAAAATTGCAAAAGATGGTATGCCGAAAAATATTAATTATGAAATTGTAAATAATTCGAATCTGAACGAAATAGGGGATATCAATGCTACTATTAAAGTAAAGTATAGTGATAATTCTTTTGATTTAATAAATATTCCTATTCGTATTTATACAGATTCTAAAGGTGAATCATTAAAAGTAGAAGTGTTACCAGAACTAGTGGTAAGTGAGAAAGGTGAATCATTAAAAGCAGAAGTGTTACCAGAATTAGTGGTAAGCGAGAAAGGTGAATCACTAAAAGCAGAAGTGTTACCAGAATTAGTGGTAAGCGAGAAAGGTGAATCATTAAAAGCAGAAGTGTTACCAGAATTAGTGGTAAGTGAGAAAGGTGAATCACTAAAAGCAGAAGTATTACCAGAATTAGTGGTAAGCGAGAAAGGTGAATCATTAAAAGCAGAAGTATTACCAGAATTAGTGGTAAGTGAGAAAGGTGAATCATTAAAAGCAGAAGTATTACCAGAATTAGTGATAAGTGAGAAAGGTGAATCACTAAAAGTAGAAGTGCTACCAGAATTAGTGGTAAGTGAGAAAGGTGAATCACTAAAAGAAGAAGTGTTACCAGAATTAGTGGTAAGCGAGAAAGGTGAATCACTAAAAGCAGAAGTATTACCAGAATTAGTGGTAAGCGAGAAAGGAGAATCATTAAAAGCAGAAGTATTACCAGAATTAGTGGTAAGCGAGAAAGGAGAATCATTAAAAGCAGAAGTGTTACCAGAATTAGTGGTAAGCGAGAAAGGTGAATCACTAAAAGCAGAAGTATTACCAGAATTAGTGGTAAGCGAGAAAGGTGAATCATTAAAAGCAGAAGTATTACCAGAATTAGTGGTAAGCGAGAAAGGTGAGTCATTAAGAGAAGAAGCCTTACCAGAATTAGTGGTAAGCGAGAAAGGTGAATCACTAAAAGAAGAAGTGTTACCAGAATTAGTGGTAAGCGAGAAAGGTGAATCACTAAAAGCAGAAGTATTACCAGAATTAGTGGTAAGCGAGAAAGGTGAGCCATTAAAAGTAGAAGTGCTACCAGAATTAGTGGTAAGTGAGAAAGGTGAGCCATTAAAAGTAGAAGTGCTACCAGAATTAGTGGTAAGTGAGAAAGGTGAAGTGCTAATTCAAGAAAGTGCTCCAAAAGGAAAAGTAGAAAAAATTAATGATGATAAATCAGGTGTTGAAGTAGAATTATTTAATAATAAAATTGATAATATTTCATTAAATGTAAAAACTGTTAAGGATACTCAACAATTAAGTAATATAAGTAAAGAATTATCTGTGGATAAGGATAAAGTGAGAATTCTAGATTTAAAATTATCTAAGGATAATAGCATAGTACATTTAAATAATGAAAGAATAGTTCGAATAGCTTTACTGGAAAATGAAAGTAGTGAGATTGAAATATATCATGTGGATAAAACTGGTAAGTTAACATTGATTCCTTCAGAAGTAAATAACAGAATAGTTCAATTTAATATTAATCATTTTAGTTTGTTTGCGATCGTCGATTTTAGTAAAAAAGAGACTGAAAATAAAATAAACGATAAAAATTATATAGAATCTTCTTCGAAAAAAGAGTATGTTTATGAAAAAATAGAAGAAAATTCATATACTGTTAGTTCTGACCGAAATGAAAACAAACTAACTGAAAGTTATGGCCAAGTAGAATTTGATGAAAACAGTAAAAATACATCTAAGGTAGTTTCTTTAAATAATAACTACAAGAAAAAAGAATCTCTTCCAAAAACTGGTGAAAACTCATCTGAAAAAGGAATATCTTTAGCTGGAATTGGACTAATGATAGGTCTATTAGGTATTAGAAGAAAGTATAGAAGTTATTAG
- a CDS encoding S-ribosylhomocysteine lyase, whose product MTEKKMNVESFNLDHTKVVAPYIRLVGVYSGDNGDKIYKYDIRFCQPNKEHLEMPNLHSLEHLIAELIRNHLDNVLDFGPMGCQTGFYLSVINNDSYEEVEEALAKTLEDVLVATEVPACNEVQCGWAASHSLEGAQIEAKKFLEKRSEWKNVFSK is encoded by the coding sequence ATGACAGAAAAGAAAATGAATGTTGAAAGTTTCAACCTAGATCACACTAAAGTTGTTGCACCATATATTAGATTAGTTGGTGTATATTCTGGGGATAATGGCGATAAAATATATAAATATGATATTAGATTTTGCCAACCAAATAAAGAACACTTAGAAATGCCTAACCTTCACTCTTTAGAGCATTTAATCGCTGAACTGATTAGAAATCACCTTGATAATGTACTAGATTTTGGTCCAATGGGATGCCAAACAGGTTTCTACTTATCAGTAATTAACAATGATAGTTACGAAGAAGTTGAAGAAGCACTTGCAAAAACTCTAGAAGATGTCCTTGTAGCTACTGAAGTACCTGCATGTAACGAAGTACAATGTGGTTGGGCAGCATCTCACTCTTTAGAAGGTGCTCAAATAGAAGCTAAAAAATTCTTAGAAAAACGCTCTGAATGGAAAAACGTTTTTAGTAAATAA
- a CDS encoding uracil-xanthine permease family protein, with translation MTKQNKHLTIGVEENIPFSQSLILGLQHVLAMDVYVPPFILATAIALSPGDATGLIQSTFLGAGIASLIQVLFYLRLPVCQGPSFIPLGAIIGIYMGTKNLGTVLGASIVGAILVILLGYSGIYKYIVKNYIPSIVSGTIIMIVGLTLLPSAFVSNIYIQGNGLTMKQNVLLAFITATSLILFSTLGNYVNKFKRIFQISSVIIALAIGTFSAYLMGGFNTQGIKDASFFSMPKLLFLDYSIHFEISAIITMIIIYMVLLAETTGTWYAVSSVIDEPLSDTQVNKGVIGEGIGCLAASLVGATPVTGYSTNAGIISITGVASRKVFVMASFWFIGLSFLGKLSAIINSIPSAVIGGVFSVVCIIILLNGFRVVKNLDFSERELYIIGVPLMFTIGLLFIPAELKASAPQLLQYLIGSPIAVGAIVAIIMNKLIPLEK, from the coding sequence ATGACGAAACAAAATAAACATTTAACTATAGGTGTTGAAGAAAATATTCCATTTTCTCAATCCTTAATCCTAGGTTTACAACACGTCCTTGCAATGGATGTCTACGTACCACCTTTTATCTTAGCAACAGCTATTGCATTATCACCTGGTGATGCTACTGGTTTAATTCAATCTACTTTTCTAGGTGCTGGGATTGCGTCATTAATTCAGGTATTATTCTACCTAAGATTACCTGTTTGTCAAGGTCCATCATTTATTCCTCTTGGCGCTATTATTGGTATATACATGGGAACTAAAAATCTTGGTACTGTTCTTGGAGCAAGTATTGTCGGAGCAATCTTGGTAATCTTACTTGGATATTCTGGTATTTATAAATATATAGTAAAAAACTACATACCTTCTATCGTTAGTGGGACAATAATTATGATTGTAGGATTAACTTTGCTTCCTTCAGCATTTGTAAGTAATATTTACATCCAAGGAAATGGTCTGACAATGAAACAAAATGTATTATTAGCATTTATTACAGCCACTTCTTTAATTCTATTTTCTACATTAGGAAATTACGTTAACAAATTTAAAAGAATTTTCCAGATTTCTTCAGTAATTATCGCTTTAGCTATCGGAACATTTTCTGCATATTTAATGGGTGGATTTAATACTCAAGGAATTAAAGATGCTAGCTTTTTCTCAATGCCAAAACTATTGTTCTTAGACTATAGTATACATTTTGAAATCTCTGCTATTATCACAATGATTATTATTTACATGGTACTTTTAGCTGAAACAACGGGAACTTGGTATGCAGTAAGTTCAGTTATTGATGAACCTCTAAGCGATACTCAGGTTAACAAAGGTGTTATCGGTGAAGGAATCGGATGTTTAGCTGCTTCTCTGGTCGGAGCAACTCCTGTTACTGGTTACTCTACAAATGCTGGGATTATTTCTATTACTGGGGTAGCTAGTAGAAAAGTGTTTGTTATGGCTTCATTCTGGTTTATCGGATTATCATTCTTAGGTAAACTTTCTGCCATTATTAATTCAATTCCTTCTGCAGTAATCGGTGGGGTATTCTCAGTGGTATGTATCATAATTCTACTAAACGGATTTAGAGTTGTTAAAAATCTAGACTTTTCTGAAAGAGAATTATACATTATCGGAGTACCTTTAATGTTTACAATTGGATTATTATTTATTCCAGCAGAATTAAAAGCTAGCGCTCCACAATTACTTCAATACTTAATAGGTTCTCCTATTGCTGTTGGTGCAATTGTAGCAATAATAATGAATAAACTTATTCCGTTAGAAAAATAA